TTCCGCCCCCGCATGGCGGCGTAGGTCGTTTCCGCGCATACGGCAACCCTGTTTTCAAGGGGTGCCACTTTGATCACCCCTTTGACGGCCATGGCCGCCTCTGCGACATAGGATTGAAGATACGCTCCGTAACGGGGCGGCCGGGCCACAACGGCAATACACATACCGGGCAGGGTGAAATCGATGCCATAAACGGTCTTGCCCATTACTTTGTCCGGGATATCAAAACGCTCCTTTTGAGTACCGATAATGCGGTAATCTTTGGGCTCTTTTAAAGGCGGATCTGCAGGAATCGGCCGTTTACCGGCAGCTTCCGCCAACTGCCCAAAGCTCAAGCTGCGCCCGTCTGGATGAAGGACTTTCCCGTTCCGGGTGACACATTTTTCCCCGGGAATCCCCCATTGCTCAGCTGCCGCTTCAACCAGCATCCATCGGGCGGCGGCGCCCACCTTGCGGAGCAGATCCCATCGATGGCGAATACTGCTGCTTCCGCCGGTTGCTTGCACATGCCATACAGGGCTTTTAAACGGCTCTGCCGCAAGCGCCATTTTGACCTGCACCTTTCCCCAGGCCGCATCCAGTTCGTCGGCGATAACCATGGGAATACCGGTATGGGTTCCCTGGCCGAGGTTGGTCTGGCCCACCCAAACCGTGATCGTATCATCGGTTGCAATCTCCAGAAACGCGTGGGGTTTAAATGGCAGTTCTGAAGCGCCCCTTGCCGAAGATGCATTAAACAGGGTTAAAGGGCTTGAAAAGGCGCTTACGGCAATCACCAGACTGCTTTTCTTTAAAAAAGATCTTCTCGTCATATCGGTTTGCATGGTTTAGCCTCCCTGTTTAGCGGTCATTTCGGCAGCCAGTGTGATCGCCTGTTTAATCCTTGGATGTGAGCCGCATCGGCAGATGACGTTATCCATGGCTTCGTTGATCTGCGCCTCGGACGGATTGGGTACCCGGGATAGAAAATCAACCGTCTGCAGAATAATGCCGGGCTGGCAATATCCGCACTGGGGCACCTGCTTTTCGATCCAGGCAACCTTCACCGGATGATTGTCTGGTAAACCCTCGATGGTCGTGATGTCACTTCCCTGGACGTCTTCTACAGTGACCACACAGGAACGCTGGGCCTCACCGTTAATGAGAACCGTGCAAATGCCGCATTCGGCAATTCCGCAAGCATATTTCACGCTGGTAATCCCCAGGTTGTCCCGCAGGACCCACAACAAAGGAGTTTCCGGGTCCACATCGACCTGCTTTTCCATACCGTTCACAGTTAATGTAAACATGCTACCTCCTTTATTTGGTGACTTCGTTCACGATTAAGAATGCGCCGGCTATGGGAGCCTATCTTTCTCGATCTTTATTTTTCCGGACATCTCTCTTATATATGTAGAATGTTATTGTAGTCCGCGCGCCCATTCGGTGTGGTGTCTCAAGTCTTGGAAAACTATCCGTAACCTTGCCGGAGCACAAGAGGAAATTTTTGGCCTATTCCGGTTGTCTCGTTCGACACTAAGCCATCCGCTGGACCGCGAGTATGGTGATATCATCCGATCGTGGCGGTTTTTCCACTGGCAGGGGTGACGAATGGAACTGCTTGCATCGCTTTTGGTCGGTAAGCCCCTCAATATTCTTGCGATCGCCGTCGTCTGCCTGGCGAGCCACTTTCTCATCCGGCTCACCGGCATCCGGTCGGAGCGTCACCCGCGGGCCCTGCTGGTGGTGGCCGCTGCCTGGGCGGTTTATTCAGCCTGGGAGTGGCTGGTGGTCACCCGCACGCCCGATGCCAACATCCGGGTCGATCTGCTGGTGATTTGGCCGACCATCTCGATCATCTCGGTCTGGTTCGGGGTCCGGGCCTTTCGTTAGGGCGACCCGGCGCATCCGTCGCCCTTTAGGAAATAGTAAGGCCATGAACCGACCGCCGATGTAAGGGCCTCGGCAAGAAATAATTCCACATCTTGATTGTCTTTTGGCTCGTCACCGGCGTTACATCCGCCGGCACATATCCCGATATGGACCGGTGAATATGCCTTGGTGACGAACCAAAATCCGGCGCCATATTGTGGAATTATTTATTGCCGCGACCCTAAACTCTCTTTATCGGGACGGAGGATGAAATGAATCGAAACCAGGTCGATAGGAGGGCATCCATTTTAATCATCGGCGCTGGGCCGGCTGGCCTATCCACCGCCTACTATCTTAAATCTCATGGCTTCAAGAACGTAACGGTCATGGAGCGGTTGGGAAGAGTCGGTGGGCTTTGCTGCTCGGCAACTGAGGATTACCAGTCATTTGAACTTGGTGCCGTGATCGTTCCGCCTTCCTATCGCGAGCTTCATAAAATTGCAAAAAAGGTGGGAATGAAGCTAACTGCTGTCTGGGGCGCGACGGCCATGTCGCTTTCCAGTAAGGATTGCGGTGATGTGTATCACGATCTTTTTACCTATCTTGCGGGAGGTGCAACCCTCCGGGCTAAAATGAGGTTCCTCTTGCGGGGTGCGCGTTACCTGTGGAAACGGTGGCGCCTTCACCATGTTATTGACCGCCCTGGTTGGAAAGGCATTGCCGCGCATAGGGAGTTGTGCGTGCCTTTTTCGCAGTGGCTGGGAGAAAACGGTTTAGAGGCTCTCACGCGATTGTTTGAAATCCCTTTAACCACCTTCGGCTATGGAAAAATCAACGAGATTGCGGCGCCTTATGTGTTGAGATATCTCAGCCCGATGACCGTTATTGCAGGGATAGTCAGTTCACAAAAAATTGCACGTTTTTTTCCATCTTTCCTTCTGCTTAAAAATTTCGAATTCGGTTTTCAACGTTTCTGGGAGAGAGTTTCATGGGAGCTTAACGTCCGTTTGAACTGCAAAGTAAAGCGAATAGAACGAAACGAAAAGGGCATCACCGTCACTTACTCCTACCCGGCTCAACTGATCAACAAGCAGGTTATTCACGATAACGTCGAGGTGCAGTACGATTATCTCATTCTGGCGAGCCCTTTTTTGTCGGAAGAATTCAAAGAATTTATGGATCTCACTGAGGA
The Desulfobacteraceae bacterium genome window above contains:
- a CDS encoding FAD-dependent oxidoreductase is translated as MNRNQVDRRASILIIGAGPAGLSTAYYLKSHGFKNVTVMERLGRVGGLCCSATEDYQSFELGAVIVPPSYRELHKIAKKVGMKLTAVWGATAMSLSSKDCGDVYHDLFTYLAGGATLRAKMRFLLRGARYLWKRWRLHHVIDRPGWKGIAAHRELCVPFSQWLGENGLEALTRLFEIPLTTFGYGKINEIAAPYVLRYLSPMTVIAGIVSSQKIARFFPSFLLLKNFEFGFQRFWERVSWELNVRLNCKVKRIERNEKGITVTYSYPAQLINKQVIHDNVEVQYDYLILASPFLSEEFKEFMDLTEEEENLAAKLKFNPYAVTTFEIEGEPLKERVVLVLPPPPVGQPLAILQQHIDNELMIFYAYLPTKDPTPEDEARLKEQIAKYVQALGGRIRYEDDWHSYDVWHYFRHVDPEDFRDGYYDRWESIQGKNRTYFVGGLFDFDYIEGIVQYSKDLVERNFVGKKITISSP
- a CDS encoding molybdopterin-dependent oxidoreductase, yielding MQTDMTRRSFLKKSSLVIAVSAFSSPLTLFNASSARGASELPFKPHAFLEIATDDTITVWVGQTNLGQGTHTGIPMVIADELDAAWGKVQVKMALAAEPFKSPVWHVQATGGSSSIRHRWDLLRKVGAAARWMLVEAAAEQWGIPGEKCVTRNGKVLHPDGRSLSFGQLAEAAGKRPIPADPPLKEPKDYRIIGTQKERFDIPDKVMGKTVYGIDFTLPGMCIAVVARPPRYGAYLQSYVAEAAMAVKGVIKVAPLENRVAVCAETTYAAMRGR
- a CDS encoding (2Fe-2S)-binding protein; the protein is MFTLTVNGMEKQVDVDPETPLLWVLRDNLGITSVKYACGIAECGICTVLINGEAQRSCVVTVEDVQGSDITTIEGLPDNHPVKVAWIEKQVPQCGYCQPGIILQTVDFLSRVPNPSEAQINEAMDNVICRCGSHPRIKQAITLAAEMTAKQGG